In a single window of the Elaeis guineensis isolate ETL-2024a chromosome 4, EG11, whole genome shotgun sequence genome:
- the LOC105042844 gene encoding LOW QUALITY PROTEIN: uncharacterized protein (The sequence of the model RefSeq protein was modified relative to this genomic sequence to represent the inferred CDS: inserted 1 base in 1 codon) has translation MVGRELVPGKAATLDLREVSARRTLHDVRQKGHTYVELRQVGKRSIFFCTLCLTECYSERVLSDHLNGSLHARRSTAAKLTLFGPNPWPFSDGVLFFTNLYEDDPFLSAFYSQKSPIAGEHSSADRDEMRSRFTNSSTVNLSSVDTGSDLNRNGGXASIGVDVDDQRSSSRASSLDIARNSLYKTSNHNETDSCLTIPGVLLKEEVSNLNVRLLGIGHIACRILETTEIHGKITRMWCAWLGREEGDGSDKWKSSPNCEFAIVNFSYTYGLGRNWPSDDQDPPASPGSVLEIDDTGRQRKKRKKSCLNQEKTGEDLPARCVSPTQDCPGLDDSAADAPEQLQTRLISSKTVRQELRKQKRLAAERACDICRQPMLPGKDVATLLNCKTGKLACSSRNTNGAFHLFHISCLIHWVLLCEMEILSNQSNNPKATRGRKGKATQKDRFSSVFCPDCHGTGICIKGEELEKPDLSLSEMFHYKLKAIEGHKAWMKNPEILQTCSTGLHFPSESVDNSQEKVMPPKLLRFYRADA, from the exons ATGGTGGGAAGAGAATTAGTACCTGGAAAGGCAGCCACACTGGATCTGAGGGAGGTGTCAGCTAGGAGAACTCTTCATGATGTCCGGCAGAAAGGGCATACGTATGTGGAGCTGAGACAAGTTGGGAAGCGCAGCATATTCTTCTGCACCCTCTGCCTCACCGAATGCTACAGTGAGAGGGTGCTGTCTGATCATCTCAATGGAAGTCTCCATGCCCGTAGATCTACCGCTGCCAAACTTACTCTTTTTGGCCCCAACCCATGGCCTTTTAGTGATGGTGTTCTGTTCTTTACTAATCTTTATGAGGATGATCCGTTCTTGTCAGCTTTTTATTCTCAAAAGTCTCCAATTGCCGGTGAACATAGTTCTGCGGATAGAGATGAAATGCGTTCAAGGTTTACCAATAGCAGCACTGTGAATTTAAGTTCTGTGGATACTGGTTCTGATCTTAACAGGAATGGTG ATGCTAGTATTGGAGTAGATGTCGATGACCAAAGAAGTTCTTCAAGAGCCAGTAGTTTGGACATAGCTAGAAACAGTCTTTATAAGACTTCAAATCACAATGAGACTGATAGTTGTCTGACAATTCCTGGGGTCTTGCTTAAGGAGGAGGTTTCAAATTTGAATGTACGGCTTTTAGGGATTGGTCACATTGCTTGTAGAATCCTTGAAACCACTGAGATTCATGGTAAGATCACCAGAATGTGGTGTGCTTGGTTGGGACGGGAGGAGGGTGATGGCAGTGACAAGTGGAAGTCGTCTCCAAACTGTGAGTTTGCTATAGTTAACTTTTCTTACACATATGGCCTGGGCAGAAATTGGCCTTCGGATGACCAAGACCCTCCTGCGTCCCCTGGCTCTGTGCTTGAAATTGATGACACTGGGCgtcagagaaaaaagagaaagaaatcatgCTTGAATCAGGAAAAAACTGGTGAGGATCTGCCTGCTCGTTGTGTGTCCCCTACCCAAGATTGCCCAGGTCTGGATGATTCTGCTGCAGATGCTCCAGAGCAGCTTCAAACAAGACTTATATCCAGCAAGACTGTTAGACAAGAGTTGAGGAAGCAGAAGCGCTTGGCAGCGGAAAGAGCCTGTGATATTTGTAGGCAACCAATGCTTCCTGGAAAGGATGTGGCGACCTTGTTAAATTGCAAGACTGGTAAATTAGCTTGTAGCAGCAGAAACACTAATGGG GCTTTTCATCTATTCCACATTTCCTGCCTCATACACTGGGTTCTTCTCTGTGAGATGGAAATATTGTCTAATCAGTCAAATAACCCAAAAGCCACTCGAGGACGCAAGGGGAAAGCAACTCAGAAAGACCGTTTCTCTTCTGTGTTTTGCCCAGACTGTCATGGAACTGGCATATGTATTAAAGGAGAAGAACTTGAAAAACCAGACCTTTCATTGTCTGAG ATGTTCCACTATAAACTGAAAGCCATTGAGGGGCACAAGGCATGGATGAAAAATCCTGAAATTCTCCAGACATGCTCTACCGGTCTTCACTTTCCTTCTGAGTCTGTAGATAATTCTCag GAAAAGGTGATGCCGCCAAAATTGCTGCGTTTCTACAGAGCTGATGCATAG